The proteins below come from a single Crossiella sp. CA-258035 genomic window:
- a CDS encoding TetR/AcrR family transcriptional regulator has product MVVDGEGAGRRRRAPAMSPEQRRAEIVRSTLPLLATHGLNVTTSQIAKAAGIAEGTVFRAFADKSELIAACVEAALRVDELVEQLAVIPAEGRLDRRLAAAVGTMDAYFFRMGSVLSALATSGYRLDDAKHRAQTKKNEDMAHFRPVLTAVAELIGADAGRLRVPPEQAVRFLFGLVISSGLGGTPKQLSEPEIDEVVDFFLHGALTN; this is encoded by the coding sequence ATGGTGGTGGACGGAGAAGGCGCGGGCAGGCGGCGGCGGGCGCCGGCGATGAGTCCCGAGCAGCGGCGGGCGGAGATCGTGCGCAGCACGCTGCCGCTGCTGGCCACGCACGGTCTCAACGTGACCACCAGCCAGATCGCCAAGGCGGCCGGAATCGCCGAGGGCACCGTGTTCCGGGCCTTCGCTGACAAGTCCGAGCTGATCGCCGCCTGCGTCGAGGCAGCGCTGCGGGTGGACGAGCTGGTCGAGCAGCTGGCCGTGATCCCGGCCGAGGGTCGGCTGGACCGGCGGCTGGCCGCGGCGGTGGGGACCATGGACGCCTACTTCTTCCGGATGGGCTCGGTGCTCAGCGCCCTGGCCACCAGCGGTTACCGGCTCGACGACGCCAAGCACCGCGCGCAGACCAAGAAGAACGAGGACATGGCCCACTTCCGGCCGGTGCTGACCGCGGTGGCCGAGCTGATCGGCGCGGACGCCGGGCGGCTGCGCGTGCCGCCGGAGCAGGCGGTGCGGTTCCTGTTCGGCCTGGTCATCTCCAGCGGACTGGGCGGGACGCCCAAGCAGCTCAGCGAACCGGAGATCGACGAGGTCGTCGACTTCTTCCTGCACGGCGCACTCACGAACTGA
- a CDS encoding single-stranded DNA-binding protein, translating into MSECSLSQPGTTPHRHSPPHPAPKIRTSPQPTTCQHPHRPAFPPPQPPQNSSPTPLPPPRSPPRVRDPVTVIGRINSEIRVRHTASNARVAGFRLVSRSRRYDKDRQEWTNGDSLSVWVSCFDQIATGVTATLRRGDQILVHGAMSTREYDATDGTRRYSTELRAEAIGPNLRHCTADVLRPPEFDQYLYADQSFATPAPAPRTPEPIPPPLPPPQPPPTSPHPAASAQPPWPPTAPPPPAARPPPPPRSPPPPQPAPHPRPSPRPTPPRPPPSPHRPPRRQISSHPPPHPTPRHPQPPHPPP; encoded by the coding sequence ATGAGTGAGTGCTCACTCAGTCAACCCGGTACCACCCCCCACCGACATTCCCCGCCCCACCCCGCCCCCAAGATCCGCACTTCTCCACAACCCACCACCTGTCAACACCCCCACCGCCCCGCCTTTCCCCCACCCCAACCCCCACAAAACTCATCCCCAACACCCCTCCCACCCCCAAGGAGCCCTCCCCGTGTTCGAGACCCCGTCACCGTCATCGGCCGCATCAACAGCGAGATCCGCGTCCGGCACACCGCGAGCAACGCCCGCGTGGCCGGCTTCCGCCTGGTCAGCCGCTCCCGCCGCTACGACAAGGACCGCCAGGAGTGGACCAACGGCGACTCCCTGTCCGTGTGGGTCAGCTGCTTCGACCAGATCGCCACCGGCGTCACCGCCACCCTCCGCCGCGGCGACCAGATCCTGGTGCACGGCGCGATGAGCACCCGCGAGTACGACGCCACCGACGGCACCCGTCGCTACTCCACCGAGCTGCGCGCCGAGGCCATCGGCCCCAACCTCCGCCACTGCACCGCCGACGTCCTCCGCCCACCCGAGTTCGACCAGTACCTCTACGCCGACCAGTCCTTCGCCACCCCTGCTCCCGCCCCCCGCACCCCCGAACCCATCCCGCCCCCGCTCCCACCACCCCAGCCCCCGCCCACATCCCCGCACCCCGCCGCCTCAGCCCAGCCACCCTGGCCGCCAACAGCCCCGCCACCGCCCGCCGCACGGCCACCACCCCCTCCCCGCTCGCCCCCGCCACCCCAGCCCGCCCCACACCCCCGCCCGTCCCCTCGACCCACACCGCCCCGACCCCCACCGTCTCCACACCGCCCGCCGCGACGCCAGATCTCTTCGCACCCACCGCCGCACCCGACGCCGCGGCACCCCCAGCCCCCGCACCCGCCGCCCTGA